Proteins encoded by one window of Modestobacter marinus:
- a CDS encoding alpha/beta fold hydrolase: MHEPVLPSAPAWHAPGAGARSDVPATPPPARRTGLRRLVSPAALTGSLTELAWVGAHTLLYPLGTRTERLRPDGSYRPGEQPAAVRALFAADPLAARIPVVLVHGLIDNRSVFTVMRRGLRRRGFAQVCTWNYSPLLRDVESAAEALGQHIEEICRATGHDRVHVVGHSLGGLVARYLVQRLGGDARVESLVTLGTPHGGSRWAHVLPTRLVRQLRPGSALFQELAAPAPECRTRVTAVYSDLDQMVVPSSAGRCDHPDLQARNVLVPGVGHMSLPIHRGVVDEVAATLAGLRTPAVDTSAAAA, from the coding sequence GTGCACGAGCCCGTTCTGCCCTCTGCACCAGCCTGGCATGCCCCCGGCGCCGGAGCGCGGAGCGACGTCCCCGCGACGCCGCCGCCCGCGCGGCGCACCGGCCTCCGGCGGCTGGTCTCCCCGGCCGCGCTCACCGGCAGCCTCACCGAGCTGGCCTGGGTGGGCGCCCACACCCTGCTCTACCCCCTGGGCACCCGCACCGAGCGGCTGCGCCCGGACGGGAGCTACCGCCCCGGCGAGCAGCCCGCCGCGGTCCGCGCCCTGTTCGCCGCCGACCCCCTCGCCGCCCGGATCCCCGTCGTGCTGGTCCACGGGCTGATCGACAACCGCTCGGTGTTCACCGTGATGCGCCGCGGCCTGCGCCGGCGGGGCTTCGCCCAGGTCTGCACCTGGAACTACAGCCCGCTGCTGCGCGACGTGGAGAGCGCGGCCGAGGCGCTGGGCCAGCACATCGAGGAGATCTGCCGGGCGACCGGCCACGACCGGGTGCACGTGGTCGGCCACAGTCTCGGCGGGCTGGTCGCCCGGTACCTCGTGCAGCGCCTGGGGGGCGACGCACGCGTGGAGTCGCTGGTGACCCTCGGGACGCCCCACGGCGGGAGCCGCTGGGCGCACGTCCTGCCCACCCGCCTGGTGCGCCAGCTGCGCCCGGGGTCGGCCCTGTTCCAGGAGCTCGCCGCCCCGGCACCGGAGTGCCGCACCCGGGTCACGGCGGTCTACAGCGACCTGGACCAGATGGTCGTGCCGTCGTCGGCCGGCCGGTGCGACCACCCCGATCTGCAGGCCCGCAACGTGCTCGTGCCGGGCGTGGGGCACATGTCCCTGCCCATCCACCGCGGCGTCGTGGACGAGGTCGCCGCGACCCTGGCGGGCCTGCGCACCCCCGCCGTCGACACCTCCGCCGCTGCCGCCTGA
- a CDS encoding alpha/beta hydrolase domain-containing protein, producing the protein MSVAIPTTAWAAPAVNEHPSRPVADPSVELVIETREPLQDGELFGESGAYERLRGHVLGELDPDAPANAGIVDLDKAPVNDDGMVEYSVDIEIHKPVDADKGNGTLLYEAVNRGRQLMLGSVNGADSLLYEEGFTVVWTGWQGDIPGTETTLVGDFPIATDAGEPIVELVRAEFVDQGTGTWTGDLPYPAATLDRAVTGLSVRERESDPRRPIESWRYLDDRRIEVTSPGEPYSSGAIFEFIYPAKDPIVLGMGFAATRDINSYLRSGDRDSAGNPNPLGVGSIDDTIALGISQSGRFLRDFVYQGFNEDIAGSRVFDGVMPIIAGSRKIWLNDRFAQVGWWSKQHEQHLQEGDQFPFAYGTVRDPLTGREDGILDDCTETDTCPKVVHVDGEYELWGARGSLLVTDGDPAGPRDLEQPAAVRLYLVAGTPHGGADRILPETEDRGICQQVNSPLGNSAVVRALLLRLDGWVAEGVEPPASRYGSVDGRLLVPAGQESTGFPEIPGVTYNGLYNHLAVTDYDAVPPITGAEYGVLVPRVDEDGNALAGIRLPAIEAPLATYTGWNLRAAGHAEGEMCPGAGSFIPLPETRSQRLDTGDPRTSITERYRNYADYVHQFSRAADALVADGHLRPEDAATMVAEADALRLVP; encoded by the coding sequence GTGTCGGTTGCGATCCCCACCACGGCATGGGCTGCGCCTGCCGTCAACGAGCACCCGTCCCGGCCTGTGGCCGACCCCTCGGTGGAACTGGTCATCGAGACGCGCGAACCACTGCAGGACGGCGAGCTCTTCGGTGAGTCGGGCGCTTACGAGCGCCTCCGCGGGCACGTCCTGGGGGAGCTCGACCCCGACGCACCGGCGAACGCCGGCATCGTCGACCTGGACAAGGCGCCGGTCAACGACGACGGCATGGTCGAGTACAGCGTGGACATCGAGATCCACAAGCCGGTCGACGCGGACAAGGGCAACGGCACCTTGCTGTACGAGGCGGTGAACCGCGGCCGCCAGCTGATGCTCGGCTCCGTCAACGGAGCGGACTCCCTGCTGTACGAGGAGGGCTTCACCGTCGTCTGGACCGGGTGGCAGGGCGACATCCCGGGCACCGAGACGACGTTGGTCGGCGACTTCCCGATCGCCACGGACGCCGGCGAGCCGATCGTGGAGCTGGTCCGCGCCGAGTTCGTCGATCAGGGCACCGGGACCTGGACGGGTGACCTGCCCTACCCCGCCGCCACCCTGGACCGGGCAGTGACGGGTCTGTCGGTGCGCGAGCGGGAGTCCGACCCGCGGCGGCCGATCGAGTCATGGCGCTACCTGGACGACCGCCGGATCGAGGTCACGTCCCCCGGGGAGCCCTACAGCAGTGGCGCGATCTTCGAGTTCATCTACCCGGCGAAGGACCCGATCGTGCTGGGAATGGGGTTCGCCGCCACCCGCGACATCAACTCCTATCTGCGTTCGGGGGACCGGGACAGTGCGGGGAACCCCAATCCACTGGGCGTGGGGTCCATCGACGACACCATTGCGCTCGGGATATCGCAGAGTGGTCGTTTCCTCCGTGACTTCGTCTACCAGGGATTCAACGAGGACATCGCGGGGAGCAGGGTCTTCGACGGGGTGATGCCGATCATCGCGGGCTCGCGGAAGATCTGGCTGAACGACCGGTTCGCCCAGGTCGGCTGGTGGTCCAAGCAGCACGAGCAGCACCTGCAGGAAGGCGATCAGTTCCCCTTCGCCTACGGCACGGTGCGGGACCCGCTCACCGGCCGAGAGGACGGCATCCTCGACGACTGCACCGAGACGGACACCTGCCCCAAGGTCGTGCACGTCGACGGTGAGTACGAGCTGTGGGGTGCCCGAGGGTCGCTGCTCGTCACCGACGGGGACCCGGCGGGCCCTCGGGACCTCGAACAGCCCGCCGCCGTCCGCCTGTACCTGGTCGCCGGCACCCCGCACGGCGGGGCGGACCGCATCCTCCCGGAGACCGAGGACCGGGGCATCTGCCAGCAGGTGAACAGCCCGTTGGGCAACAGCGCGGTCGTCCGTGCACTCCTCCTCCGGCTCGACGGCTGGGTCGCGGAGGGGGTCGAGCCCCCCGCGAGCCGGTACGGCTCCGTGGACGGGCGGCTGCTGGTGCCGGCAGGCCAGGAGAGCACCGGGTTCCCGGAGATCCCCGGCGTGACCTACAACGGTCTCTACAACCACCTGGCGGTCACCGACTACGACGCGGTGCCACCGATCACCGGTGCCGAGTACGGGGTCCTCGTCCCCCGGGTGGACGAGGACGGCAACGCCCTCGCCGGCATCCGCCTGCCGGCGATCGAGGCGCCGCTCGCCACCTACACCGGCTGGAACCTGCGTGCCGCCGGTCACGCAGAGGGGGAGATGTGCCCCGGGGCAGGCTCCTTCATCCCGCTGCCCGAGACGAGGTCGCAACGGCTGGACACCGGGGACCCGCGGACGTCGATCACCGAGCGCTACCGCAACTACGCCGACTACGTGCACCAGTTCTCCCGGGCCGCCGACGCACTGGTCGCCGACGGCCACCTGCGACCGGAGGACGCCGCGACCATGGTCGCGGAGGCCGACGCGCTCCGGCTGGTCCCGTGA
- a CDS encoding M23 family metallopeptidase, protein MSPLRELVGRTRSSNGPAAAPAGAPGDWSDEFDDDWDWDREWAATQDAAPGAPGDDQPEDDQPGDALSSDAQPSSSSSSSSSSSSSGDTIAPSARRAAVRRAVSRPPRRRAPLLLAVAVAGALATSLLGGLNEPEPAPVASGSDYGLGLADASFAGGVDVEGARGEISQAEAQARLSEIAASRAAREPDFVVPTAGRLTTCFCQRWGTMHWGLDLAAPLGTPILAAADGVVLRAGPASGYGNAVYIQDADGNVQIYGHMRYYDVAAGDVVSAGEQIAKVGNQGQSTGPHLHFEIHRGGMNGKPIDPEAWLAERGLSVG, encoded by the coding sequence TTGTCCCCTCTGCGAGAACTCGTGGGCCGCACCCGGTCCTCGAACGGTCCGGCCGCCGCCCCTGCCGGTGCGCCCGGCGACTGGTCCGACGAGTTCGACGACGACTGGGACTGGGACCGCGAGTGGGCCGCCACCCAGGACGCCGCCCCCGGCGCTCCCGGAGACGACCAGCCCGAGGACGACCAGCCCGGGGACGCGCTGTCCAGCGACGCCCAGCCCTCCTCCTCCTCCTCCTCCTCCTCCTCCTCCTCCTCCTCCGGCGACACGATCGCGCCGAGCGCGCGGCGTGCCGCCGTGCGCCGCGCGGTCTCCCGCCCGCCGCGCCGTCGGGCCCCCCTGCTGCTCGCCGTCGCCGTCGCCGGCGCCCTGGCCACCTCGCTGCTGGGCGGCCTCAACGAACCGGAGCCCGCCCCGGTGGCCTCCGGGAGCGACTACGGGCTGGGCCTGGCCGACGCCAGCTTCGCCGGCGGCGTGGACGTCGAGGGCGCGCGCGGGGAGATCAGCCAGGCGGAGGCCCAGGCCCGGCTGAGCGAGATCGCCGCCTCCCGGGCCGCCCGCGAGCCGGACTTCGTCGTGCCCACCGCCGGCCGGCTGACCACGTGCTTCTGCCAGCGCTGGGGGACCATGCACTGGGGTCTGGACCTCGCCGCCCCGCTCGGCACCCCGATCCTCGCGGCCGCCGACGGCGTCGTGCTGCGGGCCGGCCCCGCATCGGGCTACGGCAACGCCGTGTACATCCAGGACGCCGACGGGAACGTGCAGATCTACGGCCACATGCGCTACTACGACGTGGCAGCCGGGGACGTCGTCTCGGCCGGTGAGCAGATCGCCAAGGTCGGCAACCAGGGCCAGTCGACCGGGCCGCACCTGCACTTCGAGATCCACCGGGGCGGGATGAACGGCAAGCCGATCGACCCGGAGGCGTGGCTCGCCGAGCGGGGCCTCTCCGTCGGCTGA
- a CDS encoding cobalamin B12-binding domain-containing protein — protein MAAERIRVVIAKPGLDGHDRGAKIVARALRDAGMEVVYTGLHQTPEQIVDTVVQEDADAVGLSVLSGAHMTLFRRLAELLRERDVDDVVVFGGGIIPEADLPELAELGVARVFTPGASTEEIVGWVRDHVGAGAEA, from the coding sequence GTGGCAGCTGAGCGCATTCGTGTGGTGATCGCCAAGCCGGGCCTGGACGGCCACGACCGGGGCGCGAAGATCGTGGCCCGGGCGCTGCGCGACGCGGGCATGGAGGTCGTCTACACCGGGCTCCACCAGACGCCCGAGCAGATCGTGGACACCGTCGTCCAGGAGGACGCCGACGCGGTCGGGCTCTCGGTGCTCTCCGGCGCCCACATGACGCTGTTCCGGCGGCTCGCCGAGCTGCTCCGCGAGCGGGACGTCGACGACGTCGTCGTCTTCGGCGGCGGGATCATCCCCGAGGCCGACCTGCCGGAACTGGCCGAGCTGGGGGTGGCCCGGGTCTTCACCCCGGGTGCGAGCACCGAGGAGATCGTGGGCTGGGTCCGGGACCACGTGGGCGCGGGCGCCGAGGCCTGA
- a CDS encoding DUF6350 family protein, translating into MTSLRTRLPTVGPGEHRTRLTGVLAAAAALAVSVLGLAGLTLAVVVVQTLDPDGGLPLTASARVAGQLWLLGQGAELQLSSGPVRLAPLAVTAGIAWGLSRAAGSVVSLRQSGTARGAAAVLAVVVAVHVALSAGLVLLVDASDASIALPRAVLGAGVVALVAGGLGVLRDSGLGAELVDRFPGPGRVVLRAVAAGTLALAACCTAVVAVALVHDVAGLARVITGLGGAGAGAAGQVGLSLLLLPNAVAAVMGLAAGPGFLVGAGTFVSTSGVTLGSVPALPLLAALPDTQAVPLLAFLSQALPALAGLVAGAVLGRRLGDDDGGTVIAALWGLVAGLGVGICAGLWVLVAGGRLGDAALAEVGAPALATGLAIAAQAALAAAVAAAVSRWRSRG; encoded by the coding sequence GTGACCTCCCTGCGGACGCGCCTGCCCACCGTCGGGCCGGGGGAGCACCGCACCCGGCTGACCGGCGTCCTGGCCGCGGCCGCCGCACTGGCCGTGTCGGTCCTGGGACTGGCCGGGCTCACCCTCGCCGTCGTCGTCGTCCAGACCCTGGACCCCGACGGCGGGCTGCCGCTGACGGCCTCCGCGCGGGTGGCCGGCCAGCTGTGGCTGCTCGGGCAGGGCGCCGAGCTCCAGCTCTCCTCGGGTCCGGTGCGGCTCGCGCCGCTGGCGGTGACGGCGGGGATCGCCTGGGGGCTCAGCCGGGCGGCCGGCTCGGTCGTGAGCCTGCGTCAGTCGGGCACCGCCCGGGGGGCGGCGGCGGTGCTGGCGGTCGTCGTCGCCGTCCACGTCGCCCTCAGCGCGGGCCTGGTGCTGCTCGTCGACGCCTCCGATGCCTCGATCGCGCTGCCCCGTGCGGTGCTGGGCGCGGGCGTCGTCGCGCTCGTCGCCGGCGGTCTCGGGGTGCTGCGCGACTCGGGCCTGGGTGCGGAGCTGGTCGACCGGTTCCCCGGCCCCGGTCGGGTGGTCCTGCGCGCGGTCGCCGCCGGCACCCTGGCCCTGGCCGCCTGCTGCACCGCGGTGGTCGCCGTCGCGCTCGTCCACGACGTGGCCGGGCTCGCCCGGGTCATCACCGGCCTCGGCGGCGCCGGCGCCGGGGCCGCCGGTCAGGTGGGGCTGAGCCTGCTCCTGCTGCCCAACGCCGTCGCCGCGGTGATGGGCCTGGCCGCGGGCCCCGGCTTTCTCGTGGGCGCCGGGACGTTCGTGTCCACCAGCGGCGTGACGCTGGGCAGCGTGCCGGCCCTGCCGCTGCTCGCCGCCCTGCCCGACACGCAGGCGGTGCCGCTGCTGGCCTTCCTCTCCCAGGCGCTGCCCGCGCTGGCCGGCCTGGTCGCCGGCGCAGTGCTGGGCCGCCGGCTCGGGGACGACGACGGCGGCACCGTGATCGCCGCGCTGTGGGGCCTGGTCGCCGGGCTGGGCGTCGGGATCTGCGCCGGGCTGTGGGTGCTGGTCGCCGGCGGCCGGCTCGGCGACGCGGCGCTGGCCGAGGTGGGTGCCCCGGCGCTGGCGACCGGGCTGGCGATCGCCGCGCAGGCGGCCCTCGCCGCCGCCGTGGCCGCCGCCGTCAGCCGCTGGCGTTCCCGGGGCTGA
- the sucD gene encoding succinate--CoA ligase subunit alpha has translation MSIFLTENSKVIVQGITGSEGRKHTARMLASGTAVVGGVNPSKAGQTVDFDGTSVPVFGSVADAMKETGADVTVVFVPPKFAKDAVLEAVDAQIGMAVVITEGIPVHDSTYFWAHAQGGSTRIIGPNCPGLISPGRSNAGIIPANITQAGKIGLVSKSGTLTYQMMYELRDIGFSTAVGIGGDPVIGTTHIDCLQAFQDDPETEAIVMIGEIGGDAEERAADFIKANVTKPVVGYVAGFTAPEGKTMGHAGAIVSGSAGTAAAKQEALEAAGVKVGKTPSEAARLMREIVGG, from the coding sequence ATGTCGATCTTCCTCACCGAGAACAGCAAGGTCATCGTCCAGGGCATCACCGGGTCCGAGGGGCGCAAGCACACCGCCCGGATGCTCGCCTCCGGCACCGCCGTCGTCGGTGGCGTGAACCCCAGCAAGGCCGGCCAGACCGTGGACTTCGACGGCACGTCGGTCCCCGTCTTCGGCTCGGTCGCCGACGCGATGAAGGAGACCGGGGCCGACGTCACCGTCGTCTTCGTGCCGCCGAAGTTCGCCAAGGACGCCGTCCTGGAGGCCGTGGACGCGCAGATCGGGATGGCCGTGGTCATCACCGAGGGCATCCCGGTGCACGACTCGACCTACTTCTGGGCGCACGCCCAGGGTGGCTCGACCCGGATCATCGGCCCGAACTGCCCCGGGCTGATCAGCCCCGGGCGGTCCAACGCCGGCATCATCCCGGCGAACATCACCCAGGCCGGCAAGATCGGCCTGGTCAGCAAGTCCGGAACGCTGACCTACCAGATGATGTACGAGCTGCGGGACATCGGCTTCTCCACCGCGGTCGGCATCGGCGGTGACCCGGTCATCGGCACCACGCACATCGACTGCCTCCAGGCGTTCCAGGACGACCCGGAGACCGAGGCGATCGTGATGATCGGTGAGATCGGTGGCGACGCCGAGGAGCGCGCCGCGGACTTCATCAAGGCCAACGTGACCAAGCCGGTCGTCGGCTACGTCGCCGGCTTCACCGCCCCCGAGGGCAAGACGATGGGCCACGCGGGCGCCATCGTCTCCGGCTCGGCCGGCACGGCCGCCGCCAAGCAGGAGGCCCTCGAGGCCGCCGGCGTGAAGGTCGGCAAGACCCCGTCGGAGGCCGCTCGCCTCATGCGGGAGATCGTCGGCGGCTGA
- the purN gene encoding phosphoribosylglycinamide formyltransferase, whose translation MPAVAPDTPRPRVLVLLSGAGTLCAALLAATATPGYPAEVVAVGSDRADAPGLAHARDAGVPTFVTALRDAPDRASWDAALAAELARHRPDWVVCAGFMKLLGPAVLGAFGGRVVNTHPALLPAFPGAHAVRDALAAGVPTTGATVHLVDAGVDTGPVLAQRPVPVLPGDDEQRLHERIKDVERELLVQTLAGLVVQAAGLPATDAPTSGEPR comes from the coding sequence GTGCCCGCCGTCGCGCCCGACACACCTCGGCCCCGCGTCTTGGTCCTGCTGTCCGGGGCCGGCACGCTGTGTGCCGCACTGCTGGCCGCCACCGCCACGCCCGGCTACCCCGCCGAGGTCGTCGCCGTCGGCTCCGACCGCGCCGATGCCCCCGGGCTGGCGCACGCGCGCGACGCCGGCGTCCCCACCTTCGTGACCGCGCTGCGCGACGCCCCCGACCGGGCCAGCTGGGACGCGGCGCTGGCCGCCGAGCTGGCCCGCCACCGGCCCGACTGGGTCGTCTGCGCCGGCTTCATGAAGCTGCTGGGCCCCGCCGTCCTCGGTGCGTTCGGTGGCCGGGTGGTCAACACCCACCCCGCGCTGCTGCCGGCCTTCCCCGGCGCCCACGCCGTGCGGGACGCCCTGGCCGCCGGCGTCCCCACGACCGGCGCGACCGTCCACCTCGTCGACGCCGGCGTGGACACCGGCCCGGTGCTGGCCCAGCGGCCGGTGCCGGTGCTGCCCGGCGACGACGAGCAGCGCCTGCACGAACGGATCAAGGACGTGGAGCGGGAGCTCCTGGTGCAGACCCTGGCCGGCCTCGTGGTCCAGGCCGCCGGACTGCCCGCCACCGACGCACCGACCTCAGGAGAACCCCGATGA
- the sucC gene encoding ADP-forming succinate--CoA ligase subunit beta, whose product MDLFEYQARDLLASHGVPVLPGGVAETPEEAEAIAREISAPVVVKAQVKVGGRGKAGGVKLADDPETAKARAEDILGLDIKGHVTRKVMVAQASDIAEEYYFSYLLDRSNRTFLAMASKEGGMEIEQLAVERPEALARIPVDASVGVDAQKAAEIVDAAGFPAEVRDQVIAIAVQLWDVFSKEDATLVEVNPLAKAPDGTVLALDAKVTLDENASFRHGEHDALEDVAAADPLEAAAKEKGLNYVKLDGQVGIIGNGAGLVMSTLDVVAYAGEEFGGVRPANFLDIGGGASAQVMADGLGVILSDPAVKSVFVNVFGGITACDAVADGIVSALGLLGDEATKPLVVRLDGNNVEEGRRILAEAAHPLVTVVDTMDGAARRAAELAAA is encoded by the coding sequence GTGGATCTCTTCGAGTACCAGGCCCGTGACCTGTTGGCCTCGCACGGCGTGCCCGTGCTCCCCGGCGGCGTCGCCGAGACGCCCGAGGAGGCGGAGGCGATCGCGCGCGAGATCTCCGCCCCGGTCGTCGTGAAGGCGCAGGTGAAGGTCGGCGGCCGCGGCAAGGCCGGCGGCGTGAAGCTGGCCGACGACCCCGAGACCGCCAAGGCCCGGGCCGAGGACATCCTCGGCCTGGACATCAAGGGGCACGTCACCCGCAAGGTGATGGTCGCCCAGGCCAGCGACATCGCCGAGGAGTACTACTTCTCCTACCTGCTCGACCGCTCCAACCGGACCTTCCTGGCCATGGCCTCGAAGGAGGGCGGCATGGAGATCGAGCAGCTCGCCGTCGAGCGCCCGGAGGCGCTGGCCCGCATCCCCGTCGACGCCTCGGTCGGCGTCGACGCGCAGAAGGCCGCCGAGATCGTCGATGCCGCCGGCTTCCCGGCCGAGGTCCGCGACCAGGTGATCGCCATCGCCGTCCAGCTGTGGGACGTCTTCAGCAAGGAGGACGCCACCCTGGTCGAGGTCAACCCGCTGGCCAAGGCGCCCGACGGCACCGTGCTCGCCCTGGACGCCAAGGTGACCCTGGACGAGAACGCCTCCTTCCGGCACGGCGAGCACGACGCCCTCGAGGACGTCGCCGCCGCCGACCCGCTGGAGGCCGCGGCCAAGGAGAAGGGCCTGAACTACGTCAAGCTCGACGGGCAGGTCGGGATCATCGGCAACGGCGCCGGCCTGGTCATGAGCACCCTGGACGTCGTCGCCTACGCCGGTGAGGAGTTCGGCGGCGTGCGCCCGGCCAACTTCCTCGACATCGGCGGTGGCGCGTCCGCCCAGGTGATGGCCGACGGGCTGGGCGTCATCCTCTCCGACCCGGCCGTGAAGAGCGTCTTCGTCAACGTCTTCGGCGGGATCACCGCCTGCGACGCCGTCGCCGACGGCATCGTCTCGGCGCTGGGCCTGCTCGGCGACGAGGCCACCAAGCCGCTGGTCGTGCGGCTGGACGGTAACAACGTGGAGGAGGGCCGGCGGATCCTCGCCGAGGCCGCCCACCCCCTGGTGACCGTGGTCGACACCATGGACGGCGCCGCCCGCCGCGCCGCCGAGCTCGCCGCAGCCTGA
- the pcrA gene encoding DNA helicase PcrA, giving the protein MSSPQHTLPGTAALPRQTSGQTGRELDRMLAGLNGPQRDAVVHEGSPLLIVAGAGSGKTRVLTHRISYLLGARGTSPGEILAITFTNKAAGEMKERVAALVGPRARAMWVSTFHSMCVRILRAEAAKLGMKSSFTIYDQGDSVRLMTMVARDLDLDAKRYPGRSLANQVSNLKNELVDEESYAPQTAPEKVLKEAYTLYQRRLREAHAMDFDDLIMTTVHLLQAFPDVAEHYRRRFRHVLVDEYQDTNHAQYVLVRELVGGHGGPVPPAELCVVGDADQSIYAFRGATIRNIDEFERDYPDATTIVLEQNYRSTQRILRAANQVIARNTARRPKNLWSDAGDGELIEGYVADNEHDEAAWVAEQIDALTDEGTARPADIAIFYRTNNASRVFEEVFIRVGMPYKVVGGVRFYERREVRDAVAYLKVIANPADVVSLRRVLNTPKRGIGERAEACVERFADRERIPFASALRRCSEVGDLATRSLKAIQEFVALLEEFEQLVETGSGPAALLESVLDRTGYLAELEASTDPQDEGRVDNLNELISVAAEFEAANPGGTVTEFLEQVSLVADADQIPVSGDEAGVVTLMTLHTAKGLEFPVVFLTGLEDGVFPHLRALGDPRELEEERRLAYVGITRARQRLFLSRATVRTSWGQPAYNPPSRFLDELPSDAVHWERLEPAPSKPMGSAQTRVASTGLSTGGLRGGAGNRAVISVDVGDRVSHDAFGLGTVVEINGAGDKAQATVDFGSGGTKRLVLRYAPLVKL; this is encoded by the coding sequence GTGAGCAGCCCCCAGCACACCCTCCCGGGCACCGCCGCGCTCCCTCGGCAGACCTCCGGCCAGACCGGCCGTGAGCTGGACCGGATGCTCGCCGGCCTCAACGGCCCGCAGCGCGACGCGGTGGTCCACGAGGGCAGCCCGCTGCTCATCGTCGCCGGCGCCGGTTCGGGGAAGACGCGGGTGCTCACCCACCGGATCTCCTACCTGCTCGGCGCCCGCGGCACCTCGCCCGGGGAGATCCTGGCGATCACCTTCACCAACAAGGCCGCCGGGGAGATGAAGGAGCGCGTCGCCGCGCTGGTCGGTCCCCGGGCCCGGGCCATGTGGGTGTCGACGTTCCACTCGATGTGCGTGCGCATCCTGCGGGCCGAGGCCGCCAAGCTCGGCATGAAGAGCTCGTTCACCATCTACGACCAGGGCGACTCGGTCCGGCTGATGACGATGGTCGCCCGCGACCTGGACCTCGACGCCAAGCGGTATCCGGGCCGCAGCCTGGCCAACCAGGTGTCGAACCTGAAGAACGAGCTGGTCGACGAGGAGTCCTACGCCCCCCAGACGGCGCCGGAGAAGGTGCTGAAGGAGGCGTACACCCTCTACCAGCGGCGGCTGCGCGAGGCGCACGCCATGGACTTCGACGACCTGATCATGACCACGGTCCACCTGCTCCAGGCCTTCCCCGACGTGGCCGAGCACTACCGCCGCCGGTTCCGGCACGTGCTGGTCGACGAGTACCAGGACACCAACCACGCCCAGTACGTGCTGGTCCGCGAGCTGGTCGGTGGGCACGGCGGCCCGGTGCCGCCCGCCGAGCTGTGCGTGGTCGGCGACGCCGACCAGTCGATCTACGCCTTCCGCGGCGCGACGATCCGCAACATCGACGAGTTCGAGCGCGACTACCCCGACGCCACCACCATCGTGCTGGAGCAGAACTACCGCTCCACCCAGCGCATCCTGCGCGCGGCCAACCAGGTGATCGCCCGCAACACCGCCCGCCGGCCGAAGAACCTCTGGTCCGACGCCGGCGACGGCGAGCTGATCGAGGGCTACGTCGCCGACAACGAGCACGACGAGGCGGCCTGGGTCGCCGAGCAGATCGACGCGCTGACCGACGAGGGCACAGCGAGGCCTGCGGACATCGCGATCTTCTACCGCACCAACAACGCCTCCCGGGTGTTCGAGGAGGTGTTCATCCGGGTCGGCATGCCCTACAAGGTGGTCGGCGGGGTGCGCTTCTACGAGCGCCGGGAGGTCCGGGACGCGGTCGCCTACCTGAAGGTCATCGCGAACCCGGCCGACGTGGTCAGCCTGCGGCGGGTGCTGAACACCCCCAAGCGCGGGATCGGCGAGCGGGCCGAGGCGTGCGTCGAGCGGTTCGCCGACCGCGAGCGGATCCCGTTCGCCAGCGCGCTGCGCCGGTGCTCGGAGGTCGGCGACCTGGCCACCCGGTCGCTGAAGGCGATCCAGGAGTTCGTCGCCCTGCTGGAGGAGTTCGAGCAGCTGGTCGAGACCGGGTCCGGCCCGGCGGCGCTGCTGGAGAGCGTGCTGGACCGCACCGGGTACCTGGCCGAGCTGGAGGCCAGCACCGACCCGCAGGACGAGGGGCGGGTGGACAACCTCAACGAGCTCATCTCGGTGGCCGCCGAGTTCGAGGCGGCCAACCCCGGCGGCACCGTCACCGAGTTCCTCGAGCAGGTCTCGCTGGTCGCCGACGCCGACCAGATCCCGGTCAGCGGCGACGAGGCCGGGGTGGTCACGCTGATGACCCTGCACACCGCCAAGGGCCTGGAGTTCCCGGTGGTCTTCCTCACCGGCCTGGAGGACGGCGTCTTCCCGCACCTGCGGGCCCTCGGTGACCCGCGGGAGCTGGAGGAGGAGCGGCGGCTGGCCTACGTGGGCATCACGCGGGCGCGGCAGCGGCTGTTCCTCTCCCGCGCGACGGTGCGCACCAGCTGGGGGCAGCCGGCCTACAACCCGCCGTCCCGGTTCCTCGACGAGCTGCCGTCCGACGCCGTCCACTGGGAGCGGCTGGAGCCGGCGCCCAGCAAGCCGATGGGCTCGGCCCAGACGCGGGTCGCCTCGACCGGGCTCTCCACCGGGGGTCTCCGTGGCGGTGCGGGCAACCGGGCGGTGATCAGCGTCGACGTCGGCGACCGGGTCAGCCACGACGCGTTCGGTCTCGGCACGGTGGTCGAGATCAACGGCGCCGGTGACAAGGCCCAGGCCACGGTCGACTTCGGTTCCGGCGGCACCAAGCGGCTCGTGCTGCGCTACGCCCCGCTCGTCAAGCTCTGA